One segment of Candidatus Dormiibacterota bacterium DNA contains the following:
- a CDS encoding MMPL family transporter, with amino-acid sequence MQPRLLLARLAGPMARRPGRIAALAVLVCLLGAAGFARWSVDAGSALLVGRSSAAQQVNDRFTDQFGADPMVLVLSARQPGAFYVEQNNLLKLVALESDIARNSGVASVLGPGTVVEAAQRAAQNQIQKTVQQYNQYVYDRALLALVSGAGGDPSKIDAATLQKFESDARQAATLALAELVSDLVKAAGAADTARTAFNASPAAQAPTARIVDAGEKAAQEAAAAVPVPPTFAQYLSGGGSSAAGAPAGGDAAHQAFVTIAAAYGDCYQATAQALGHTPSCQSFLARLLLDLPSCPTVAQFKAAPAGAVQPFCPPKVQWAAMLPAPTPGQPSYAVITVRLTRAAAADPKAVEAVRSCIRADLDSGGQHCTSTRPTAARIQALQQVGRLLPTECGASPDRQPQVTGCPYLGVTLAGAPLLARGVATSITHQLAVLFPVALLVMLLLLLGARRVRGRLWAIPAAVAAALLTFGLTLATGTPLTPAVLAGVPVLVGLGVDYAVQLLSRFTEERGRGLDLEAALRATLTSSGHATLVAALAMAGGLGVLALLAGVDAGPLVAVPLVAEFALVVLGGVAAAWLAALLIALPAAAWAERGRPSPSLPAAPPRPATRTLALAARWPVVLIPAAVLALAGWALLGSTPVQTSAERLLAPSLQELSDLQRVRAQTGYANEVDIFLEGQVTSQTALLYQLQASRDLRCRYGGGVAQVTSIQDIVGASSGTAQAASQQPCAAVPAAPSPSPGASPSPSTRAAPAPSGTGALPAGDVVRAAGSATAAPASPAPATAAPSPAPTAAAPAPAAGAGTPQTSVICQLRLLAPVSRSLVGGIPLDTPPCPAVDPITFTPLANDTRANGAPAAVDPRSARIVMATRITNAADLARLVDQVRTDIARSRPGELSTAEPAGLTALAVQAYDTLTSRALLLNLVPVAAVALLLLALLRQPRRALLPVLPTALAAGWAPLVVRLLGRLPGDAGATLGSLNPLTVVLGALVVALGTEFGVVLMERFHEERWNGLEPAAAAATALSGVGRAIGVSALTLGAGFAVLALSGLLPGSIPLIADFGLAVVLELALAVVAVVAVMLPLAVALEIRRPLAAPALPAPAPAAPAPALDAPPPPSPPSSPVTAPPPPEEWSEPAPAPEEAPAAGAPGARLPSISGRRRPPSGTEPPAAPPPPEPEPPRLPGVSGRGRRRPAGEEPEPEEASE; translated from the coding sequence ATGCAACCCCGTCTCCTGCTGGCGCGCCTTGCCGGGCCGATGGCGCGGCGGCCGGGGAGAATCGCGGCCCTCGCCGTGCTGGTCTGCCTGCTTGGGGCCGCCGGGTTCGCGCGCTGGTCGGTCGACGCCGGCTCCGCCCTGCTGGTGGGCCGCAGCTCGGCGGCGCAGCAGGTGAACGACCGCTTCACCGACCAGTTCGGCGCCGACCCGATGGTGCTGGTGCTCTCCGCCCGGCAGCCCGGGGCCTTCTACGTCGAGCAGAACAACCTCCTCAAGCTGGTGGCGCTGGAGAGCGACATCGCCAGGAACTCCGGCGTCGCCTCGGTCCTCGGCCCCGGGACGGTGGTCGAGGCGGCCCAGCGCGCCGCTCAGAACCAGATCCAGAAGACCGTCCAGCAGTACAACCAGTACGTCTACGACCGGGCCCTGCTGGCGCTGGTGTCGGGGGCCGGCGGCGACCCGTCGAAGATCGACGCCGCAACCCTGCAGAAGTTCGAGTCCGACGCCCGCCAGGCGGCCACCCTCGCCCTCGCCGAGCTGGTCAGCGACCTGGTGAAGGCGGCCGGCGCCGCCGACACCGCCCGCACCGCGTTCAACGCCTCGCCCGCCGCCCAGGCGCCCACCGCCCGCATCGTCGACGCCGGCGAGAAGGCGGCCCAGGAGGCGGCGGCGGCGGTCCCCGTCCCCCCGACCTTCGCCCAGTACCTCTCCGGCGGCGGCAGCTCCGCGGCGGGCGCGCCCGCCGGCGGCGACGCCGCCCACCAGGCCTTCGTGACCATCGCCGCCGCCTACGGCGACTGCTACCAGGCCACCGCCCAGGCGCTCGGCCACACCCCCAGCTGCCAGAGCTTCCTCGCCCGCCTCCTGCTCGACCTCCCCAGCTGTCCCACCGTGGCCCAGTTCAAGGCCGCGCCCGCCGGTGCGGTGCAGCCCTTCTGCCCGCCGAAGGTGCAGTGGGCGGCGATGCTCCCGGCGCCGACGCCGGGGCAGCCCTCGTACGCGGTGATCACCGTCCGGCTCACCCGCGCCGCCGCCGCCGACCCGAAGGCGGTGGAGGCGGTGCGCAGCTGCATCCGCGCCGATCTCGACAGCGGCGGCCAGCACTGCACCAGCACCAGGCCCACCGCGGCCCGGATCCAGGCGCTCCAGCAGGTGGGCAGGCTGCTGCCGACGGAGTGTGGTGCCAGCCCCGACCGGCAGCCGCAGGTGACCGGCTGCCCCTACCTCGGCGTCACCCTCGCCGGGGCGCCGCTGCTCGCCCGTGGAGTGGCGACCTCGATCACCCACCAGCTCGCCGTGCTCTTCCCGGTGGCGCTGCTGGTCATGCTCCTGCTCCTGCTCGGCGCCCGCCGGGTGCGGGGCCGGCTGTGGGCGATCCCCGCCGCGGTGGCGGCGGCGCTGCTCACCTTCGGGCTCACCCTCGCCACCGGCACCCCGCTCACTCCCGCGGTGCTCGCCGGCGTGCCCGTGCTCGTCGGCCTCGGGGTCGACTACGCCGTCCAGCTGCTCTCCCGCTTCACCGAGGAGCGTGGCCGGGGGCTCGACCTCGAGGCGGCGCTGCGCGCCACCCTCACCAGCAGCGGCCACGCCACCCTGGTCGCGGCGCTGGCGATGGCCGGCGGCCTCGGCGTCCTCGCCCTCCTCGCCGGCGTCGACGCCGGCCCGCTGGTGGCGGTGCCGCTGGTCGCCGAGTTCGCCCTCGTGGTGCTGGGCGGGGTGGCCGCCGCCTGGCTGGCGGCCCTGCTGATCGCCCTGCCCGCGGCCGCCTGGGCGGAGCGGGGCCGCCCCTCGCCGTCCCTGCCGGCGGCGCCGCCCCGGCCCGCCACCCGCACCCTGGCGCTGGCGGCGCGCTGGCCGGTGGTGCTGATCCCCGCGGCGGTGCTCGCCCTCGCCGGCTGGGCGCTGCTGGGCTCGACGCCGGTACAGACCTCGGCCGAGCGGCTGCTGGCGCCGTCGCTCCAGGAGCTGAGCGACCTGCAGCGGGTGCGCGCCCAGACCGGCTACGCCAACGAGGTGGACATCTTCCTCGAGGGCCAGGTGACCTCGCAGACCGCGCTGCTCTACCAGCTCCAGGCGTCGCGCGACCTGCGCTGCCGCTACGGGGGCGGGGTCGCCCAGGTCACCTCGATCCAGGACATCGTCGGCGCCAGCTCGGGCACCGCACAGGCGGCGAGCCAGCAGCCCTGCGCCGCGGTGCCGGCGGCGCCCTCGCCCTCGCCGGGCGCGTCGCCCTCGCCCTCGACCCGGGCGGCCCCCGCGCCCAGCGGCACCGGGGCGCTGCCCGCCGGCGACGTGGTGCGGGCGGCCGGATCGGCCACCGCCGCACCCGCCTCCCCGGCGCCGGCGACGGCCGCGCCCAGCCCTGCGCCCACCGCCGCGGCGCCCGCTCCGGCCGCCGGCGCGGGGACGCCTCAGACCTCGGTGATCTGCCAGCTGCGCCTGCTCGCGCCGGTCAGCCGCAGCCTGGTGGGCGGGATTCCCCTCGACACCCCTCCCTGCCCCGCCGTCGACCCGATCACCTTCACCCCGCTGGCCAACGACACCCGGGCGAACGGCGCTCCGGCGGCGGTCGACCCGCGCTCGGCGCGGATCGTGATGGCCACCCGGATCACCAACGCCGCCGACCTGGCCCGGCTGGTCGACCAGGTGCGCACCGACATCGCCCGCTCCCGCCCCGGGGAGCTCTCCACCGCCGAGCCGGCGGGGCTGACCGCGCTGGCGGTGCAGGCGTACGACACCCTCACCTCGCGGGCGCTGCTGCTCAACCTCGTCCCCGTCGCCGCCGTTGCGCTGCTGCTGCTGGCCCTGCTCCGCCAGCCCCGGCGAGCGCTGCTCCCGGTGCTGCCGACCGCGCTCGCGGCGGGGTGGGCGCCGCTGGTGGTGCGCCTGCTCGGCCGCCTCCCCGGCGACGCCGGCGCCACCCTCGGCTCGCTGAACCCGCTCACCGTGGTGCTCGGCGCGCTCGTCGTCGCCCTCGGCACCGAGTTCGGCGTGGTGCTGATGGAGCGGTTCCACGAGGAGCGCTGGAACGGGCTCGAGCCCGCCGCGGCGGCCGCGACCGCGCTGAGCGGGGTGGGGCGGGCGATCGGGGTCTCGGCGCTCACCCTGGGGGCCGGCTTCGCGGTGCTGGCGCTCAGCGGGCTGCTCCCGGGCAGCATCCCGCTGATCGCCGACTTCGGCCTCGCCGTTGTGCTCGAGCTCGCCCTGGCGGTGGTCGCGGTGGTGGCGGTGATGCTGCCCCTGGCGGTCGCTCTCGAGATCCGCCGGCCGCTGGCCGCCCCGGCGCTGCCCGCGCCGGCGCCGGCCGCCCCGGCGCCGGCGCTCGACGCGCCGCCGCCCCCGTCGCCGCCCTCGTCACCGGTCACCGCGCCGCCGCCGCCCGAGGAGTGGTCGGAGCCCGCACCCGCCCCCGAGGAGGCCCCGGCCGCCGGCGCCCCCGGCGCCCGCCTGCCCTCGATCTCGGGACGGCGGCGGCCGCCCTCGGGCACCGAGCCTCCGGCCGCACCCCCGCCGCCGGAGCCGGAGCCGCCGCGGCTGCCCGGGGTCTCGGGGCGGGGCCGGCGCCGGCCCGCCGGCGAGGAGCCCGAGCCCGAGGAGGCCTCCGAGTAG
- a CDS encoding AMP-binding protein: MDSEEPGGRGRQRSLPGAGAISWLLRPDRPVRAAAAQLDAVRVLTEAGVLRPSRPDRLVAALLSLVRWGFTPAAGYATAAARYPDEPAIVDDNGTVTFAELDRRTSAIAHGLHEAGVGEGDRVAVLCRNHRGFVEAIVAISKLGADGVLLNTGFAGPQLAGVIRGERARVVIHDQEFTELLREGARRRRRFIAWHDTEPPRSTPTLDRLAERHRGETVAPPSRPGRFTLLTSGTTGAPRGASRGAAGGIDPAIAILSRIPLRARQTTVIAAPLFHTWGFANLLLGTLLASTVVLQRRFDPAATLAALAQHRAHALVAVPVMLQRILDLPDHLRASRRPASLRVVAVSGSALPGPLALRFMDEFGDVLHNLYGSTEVAWAAIATPTELRSHPGTAGRPPRGTIVRILDEHGHELPPEHVGRIFVGNSMVFEGYTSGADKERLGSLVSTGDVGRFTEDGLLLVEGRDDDMIISGGENVFPAEVEETLLAHPAVADCAVVGVPDDQFGQRLAAYVVRRDGTPLDAATVRSHVRDHLARHKVPRDVTFVDSLPRNATGKVVRRELG, translated from the coding sequence ATGGACAGCGAGGAGCCCGGGGGCAGGGGGCGGCAGCGCTCGCTTCCCGGCGCCGGTGCGATCTCCTGGCTGCTCCGCCCCGACCGCCCGGTGCGCGCCGCCGCCGCCCAGCTCGACGCGGTGCGGGTGCTCACCGAGGCGGGCGTGCTGCGGCCGTCGCGGCCCGACCGGCTCGTCGCCGCGCTGCTCTCGCTGGTGCGCTGGGGGTTCACCCCCGCCGCCGGCTACGCCACCGCGGCGGCCAGGTATCCCGACGAGCCCGCGATCGTCGACGACAACGGCACCGTCACCTTCGCCGAGCTCGACCGGCGGACGAGCGCGATCGCCCACGGCCTCCACGAGGCGGGCGTCGGCGAGGGTGACCGGGTGGCGGTGCTCTGCCGCAACCACCGCGGGTTCGTCGAGGCGATCGTGGCAATCTCCAAGCTCGGCGCCGACGGGGTGCTGCTGAACACCGGCTTCGCCGGCCCCCAGCTCGCCGGGGTGATCCGCGGCGAGAGGGCGCGGGTCGTGATCCACGACCAGGAGTTCACCGAGCTGCTCCGCGAGGGCGCCCGGCGCCGCCGCCGGTTCATCGCCTGGCACGACACCGAGCCGCCCCGGAGCACGCCGACGCTCGACCGCCTCGCCGAGCGCCACCGGGGCGAGACCGTGGCGCCGCCCTCGCGGCCGGGCCGCTTCACCCTGCTCACCTCGGGCACGACCGGCGCTCCCAGGGGCGCGTCGCGGGGCGCCGCCGGGGGGATCGACCCCGCCATCGCCATCCTGTCGCGCATCCCCCTGCGCGCCCGGCAGACCACGGTGATCGCGGCGCCGCTCTTCCACACCTGGGGGTTCGCCAACCTGCTCCTGGGCACGCTGCTCGCCTCGACGGTGGTGCTGCAGCGCCGCTTCGATCCCGCCGCCACCCTGGCGGCGCTCGCGCAGCACCGCGCCCACGCGCTGGTCGCGGTGCCGGTGATGCTCCAGCGCATCCTCGACCTGCCCGACCACCTCCGCGCCAGCCGCCGGCCGGCGTCGCTGCGGGTGGTGGCGGTGAGCGGCTCGGCGCTGCCCGGCCCCCTGGCGCTGCGGTTCATGGACGAGTTCGGCGACGTCCTCCACAACCTCTACGGATCCACCGAGGTGGCCTGGGCGGCGATCGCCACCCCCACCGAGCTCCGCTCCCACCCCGGCACCGCCGGCCGGCCGCCCCGGGGGACGATCGTGAGGATCCTCGACGAGCACGGCCACGAGCTCCCCCCTGAGCACGTCGGCCGCATCTTCGTCGGCAACAGCATGGTCTTCGAGGGCTACACCAGCGGCGCCGACAAGGAGCGCCTCGGCTCCCTGGTCAGCACCGGCGACGTCGGCCGGTTCACCGAGGACGGCCTGCTCCTCGTCGAGGGACGCGACGACGACATGATCATCTCCGGCGGCGAGAACGTCTTCCCCGCGGAGGTGGAGGAGACGCTCCTCGCTCACCCGGCGGTCGCCGACTGCGCGGTCGTCGGCGTCCCCGACGACCAGTTCGGCCAGCGCCTCGCCGCCTACGTGGTCCGTCGCGACGGCACCCCGCTCGACGCCGCCACGGTGCGCTCCCACGTCCGCGACCACCTCGCCCGCCACAAGGTCCCCCGCGACGTCACCTTCGTCGACTCGCTGCCCCGCAACGCCACCGGGAAGGTGGTGAGGAGAGAGCTCGGCTAG
- a CDS encoding alpha/beta fold hydrolase, whose product MDDPLSIAAAERHPVDAAGVRLAAVELGDRSAPAVLLLHGYPDTKEVWEEVARRLAGRFHVIAYDMRGAGESSAPGRTAGYDLELLVDDCAAVLDAVVPGRSVHLVGHDWGSIAGWAMATAERMRGRLRSFTSISGPSLDHSAHWMRRRLRRPTPRALAALAGQARRSWYIAAFQAPLLPELAWRTVLARRWAGFLRRVEQVPPSHRHPAPTLAADAAHGVGLYRRNMRPWRRRPRPDAFAHAPVQLVVAHRDHYVSPRLFDDLDRWATVLRRRGVDAGHWLPLTHPAELAGWIGEFVDEVEAGIRER is encoded by the coding sequence ATGGATGACCCGCTGTCGATCGCCGCGGCCGAGCGGCACCCGGTCGACGCCGCCGGGGTGCGGCTCGCCGCGGTCGAGCTCGGCGACCGCTCGGCGCCGGCGGTGCTCCTCCTCCACGGGTACCCCGACACCAAGGAGGTCTGGGAGGAGGTCGCCCGCCGCCTCGCCGGGCGCTTCCACGTGATCGCCTACGACATGCGCGGCGCCGGCGAGTCGAGCGCCCCCGGCCGGACCGCCGGCTACGACCTCGAGCTCCTCGTCGACGACTGCGCCGCGGTGCTCGACGCCGTGGTGCCGGGCCGGTCGGTGCACCTGGTGGGGCACGACTGGGGCTCGATCGCCGGCTGGGCGATGGCCACCGCGGAGCGGATGCGCGGACGGCTGCGCTCGTTCACCTCGATCAGCGGTCCCTCCCTCGACCACAGCGCCCACTGGATGCGGCGGCGGCTGCGCCGGCCCACCCCGCGGGCGCTCGCCGCCCTCGCCGGGCAGGCCCGCCGCTCCTGGTACATCGCCGCGTTCCAGGCCCCCCTGCTCCCCGAGCTGGCCTGGCGCACGGTGCTGGCGCGCCGCTGGGCGGGCTTCCTGCGCCGGGTCGAGCAGGTGCCGCCGAGCCACCGCCATCCCGCCCCGACCCTGGCCGCGGACGCCGCCCACGGGGTCGGCCTCTACCGCCGCAACATGCGACCGTGGCGGCGCCGTCCCCGCCCCGACGCGTTCGCCCACGCGCCCGTGCAGCTGGTGGTGGCACACCGCGACCACTACGTCTCCCCCCGGCTCTTCGACGACCTCGATCGCTGGGCCACGGTGCTGCGGCGGCGCGGCGTCGATGCCGGCCACTGGCTGCCGCTGACCCACCCGGCGGAGCTGGCCGGCTGGATCGGGGAGTTCGTCGACGAGGTCGAGGCCGGGATCCGAGAGCGGTGA
- a CDS encoding SDR family NAD(P)-dependent oxidoreductase: protein MSRRDIAGLRVVMTGAGGGIGSATAAALGARGAQVCGIDLHGGGDLIAADVRDQEAMQAAVAEAARRLGGIDVLVNNAGIGTAQDAGAPPDAQARATLEINLLGAWITTAAALPHLLRSRGHIVNVASGLAIVAMPYAAAYSASKRGLAAYSDSVRLEYRGRVTVTTVYPGYVRTAIHEGPAAQGIALEGLVNADPVEQAAAALVRACSHRPRELSTSRTTALSLAVARHLPRLVEAVVARRFEARRRRGGIQPTFLR from the coding sequence GTGAGCCGCCGCGATATCGCCGGCCTGCGGGTGGTGATGACCGGCGCCGGCGGCGGCATCGGCTCGGCAACCGCGGCGGCGCTGGGTGCCCGCGGGGCCCAGGTCTGCGGCATCGACCTGCACGGCGGCGGCGACCTGATCGCGGCGGACGTGCGCGACCAGGAGGCGATGCAGGCGGCGGTCGCCGAGGCCGCCCGCCGGCTCGGCGGCATCGACGTTCTGGTCAACAACGCCGGGATCGGCACCGCCCAGGACGCCGGCGCCCCCCCTGACGCCCAGGCCCGCGCCACCCTGGAGATCAACCTGCTCGGCGCCTGGATCACCACCGCCGCGGCGCTGCCGCACCTGCTCCGCAGCCGCGGCCACATCGTCAACGTGGCCTCCGGGCTGGCGATCGTCGCCATGCCGTACGCCGCCGCCTACTCGGCGAGCAAGCGCGGCCTCGCCGCGTACTCGGACTCGGTGCGCCTGGAGTACCGTGGCCGGGTGACCGTCACCACGGTGTACCCGGGCTACGTCCGCACCGCCATCCACGAGGGCCCGGCGGCGCAGGGCATCGCCCTCGAGGGCCTGGTCAACGCCGACCCCGTCGAGCAGGCGGCGGCGGCGCTGGTGCGGGCCTGCAGCCACCGCCCCCGCGAGCTCTCCACCAGCCGCACCACCGCGCTCTCGCTCGCGGTGGCCCGCCACCTCCCCCGGCTGGTCGAGGCGGTGGTGGCCCGCAGGTTCGAGGCGCGGCGGCGCCGGGGCGGCATCCAGCCCACCTTCCTCCGGTGA
- a CDS encoding SCP2 sterol-binding domain-containing protein — protein MDPDQPSPAEVAAHIASVDDATLEDQLTLLGVDTALTQVFEEMARRFLPFRAPGRTAVMQYDVRLRDGSVRAWQLSIHDGACTASPGTGRTAQVTAEIALPTFMRMVTGAIEPVAAFMSGDLKMRGDMMLAQQMQNWFDRSY, from the coding sequence ATGGACCCCGATCAGCCCAGCCCGGCGGAGGTCGCCGCCCACATCGCCAGCGTCGACGACGCCACCCTCGAGGACCAGCTCACCCTGCTGGGGGTGGACACCGCTCTCACCCAGGTCTTCGAGGAGATGGCCCGGCGCTTCCTCCCCTTCCGGGCGCCCGGGCGCACCGCGGTGATGCAGTACGACGTTCGCCTCCGCGACGGCTCGGTGCGGGCCTGGCAGCTGAGCATCCACGACGGCGCCTGCACCGCGTCTCCGGGCACCGGCCGCACCGCCCAGGTGACCGCCGAGATCGCGCTCCCCACGTTCATGCGCATGGTGACCGGAGCCATCGAGCCGGTGGCCGCCTTCATGAGTGGCGACCTGAAGATGCGCGGCGACATGATGCTCGCCCAGCAGATGCAGAACTGGTTCGACCGCTCGTACTAG